One Gossypium hirsutum isolate 1008001.06 chromosome A08, Gossypium_hirsutum_v2.1, whole genome shotgun sequence genomic window, tgaaatgaatttttgaatatttatgatcattatatgattttaagtgtatgttatattattaagtgttcagattatagaaataccactaagttcatactcagcgtacggtttgtttcctgCGTAGGATAAGTTAAAGTCAGAccattgaatcagcatcccaggccgatcccaAACTGTAAGTGGAGAAATATGTtcattattggtaatggcatgtacctaggatgtcaaaagtgattttaaattagtcccgaattgatttTACTATTCATATTGAACTTCGaaggcccattaaagggacgataCATTAAATTTAGGATAAGTGTAAACAATTATATTAGATAATTTTTGTAATTGAATTATATTGACTGGTAATGCCCCATAATCCTGTTCCGAAGACGGAtaagggttaaggggtgttatagaaaaGATAAGGTTATCCTTTATCCATTCTCACAACTTATTCtgccagtctgcattcttataatctcgatAGAAGTTAGCCACGATGTATCAGATGCAGTAAACGGCTCTCCATGGCACACCGGAACGCCTAATGGCAGCAATTAATCTtttccctctatcggagatgatacaaatattatcgttgctaataacatatCTTCGCAGGTTGGTAAAGAAGAATATCCACGATTCTATATTCTCCTTATCtacgatggcaaatgctatcgggagcacgttcttgttgccgtcttgagcaagagcaagaagtaggatctgtgtatattttcagTATAGTCAGGTCTCATCTACTTGCACAAACAACTTGTAATGAGGAAATGAGCacacacatggatcaaacgtctAAAACATCCGATGGAATATTCTTTTTTCCCGTTGTTGTTGGTCATCCGGGTcgtaataaggtcgtgtctgtAACTCAATGACAGTCTCCGGTACGTACTCCCGCATAGCGACTATCCATCTCTATAGCTCATTGTATGATGCATCGAAATCCTCGTACAATTGCTCtattgccatctgtttagctatccgtGCCTTTTGGTATGATACTCGATATTGGAATCATGCCTACATTTCGGCAATCAGTactgaaactttaatggtcggcatgtccttcaccattggcatgatacacgtacagatagttttaGAATCAAattttcgatgatcttctgtcatatgTGTTGATGTGCATGTGTAAGGCCTAACAAATTTTCGTATATCCCACATCTACCAGTTTTGAATAAATGCAGTTCGTACctgccaattgcagccttctgcCGACTTTCAACACTCCCTAATATATAATGTCGGTGTAGACACTGCGACTTTATAGTCCattgatatattcatgctataccgttTAATAATAAATACGCACTCTTCCCTATGTTTGAATCTCTAACCTATGAACAGCTCCTTAGGATAGGAATCTACGGCCAGTCAGTGCGCAAgtagtatttcagggtactccgagAACTCGACTACGTGCGCCGCGTCTGGGTCTATAagcgacatgtgtggcccaggattattgtgtatcacagtATGTCGAATCTGGTTCCCAACTGAAGACGCGTTAATGTTTCTATCGTCATTCACGTCTTCGTCGTCAATATAATCGGGGACCTCGTCCATATCGagatcactatcactatcgacctcttgatcacaaggatcactactattgtatccatcatcaccaaccacatcaatatcgGGTGCAACACTCACTATCAATGTACGATATTAGAGCCACCATACACGGTTCTTGAGCTCTATGTTTTCATCAGATGCAGTGAGATCTTAAGTTGGCTCCACACCAGCTAACTCAACAAATAACTGAATTGGTGCATTTTGGTCACTCCgattcccacaataaagagcgatcattgtctctacgtcttcatcgtctacaagttttattttggtgaatttgatgggatctgtcaaaactggaaacttgtagaaaagtttcgagatccttctcacatgattttaacaatttttacgCTAATCATTTCCTTCGTATCATCGAAcgagatatttttattaaatttcattgctatttgttgccgacattcaaatatatatccaacggttgttgtcaagatgattacatcgaaataaacgcatacgaaaaactgattatccatcttcaatactcaatctgtttaaaataaacaaaaattcttaaaacaatttcgaacaacataaaaatacttacataaaaaatttaatgaatacaAAGAGATCATTTCtaacaatattaaattgattACCATTTCTAACAATATCTATGGCAGAAATATTTTcagtatttatctatttttttctatTGTTATCACTAACTAACAATTACTTTATAATAGCTACtaacataaaaattttcaaatatattaaaaaaatttaaaacataacattcacaataaacacataattaatctaaacacaaaactttctaacaaatcacaataaacaaaataactttaaaacaaaacataaaaataacactaaacaaactatataatactaataaaataattttttcttatcataatcTATTCTGTTTGAAAAtagcaataaaaataataatacatttttttttcttctcttcttcttcttcttcttttgttctCCTATTTTTTTTTAACTGATACTTTAAAATTGACTCGGGTGGGAGAGCCAAGGGGTAATGCTACTGGTGCCGCCTATCAGATAGGCATCATACCCCTTCCATATTTTTATACCACGTATATACCATTTTAGAAAAAAGTGCATATGTACCATTTTAGAAAAAAAGTGGTGCCGCCTATCAATTTGGCTGGACAAAGTGGTGCCGCCCATCACTTTGGCACCActactaaaatatttatatattttttaactgaAATGTGTCAGAATCCTCGGGTGGTGCtgcctatgcaccaccctccacctCTTTGAATGTACtattttggtacataattttttaaacatgctattttagtattttttattttataatatttacgtAAAAAACTCGTTAGATAACAAGGGAGTTTTTaagaaacaatttttttttttgctaacgTGGTCTTTATTAACGGCCATATCAACATCGCCATTAAATACtaacaattattttattaatttagaggtttaattgagtgcaaaaaattcaaaatggttaaattaaatttttttagaattcgAATACTTATTTTACCTATAACCcataaaaaagatgataatagtAAAATCTATCATCGGTTCactaaattattgattaaactataaaaacatataaaatcaatTAATTGTTGGAATCCAGTAATACATTTGAGTTGCTAGATGGCCCAATTAGGTGTCAGATAATTTTTTACGAAAATTACTCTCACCTGAATCTGAAAGTTTTGTCTTGTTTTGAAAAGTCgtaactcaaaccttaattaccTCGCTATGATCACTAATGCAAGACGCAGCTTTTCTACAAAAGTACGAGCAATTAagacaacaaaaaaaatatattttgggaattaaagttattaatttttcataaaataatattagggTCAATGTTGATTTGGTAATTAGAAAAGATCCCATGTGGTTAAGattttaattattatgaaatCGAATAAAATTTCCCCACTTCCTTGTCACTCCAATTTTCTTTAAtttcgttcttttttttttctattcatgGCTTGCCACTACTTTTagtctcatttatttatttaagctaaaCCTACGTaactgaatattttttttttttctgataatgtaaatatttagaattttaaataaggttttcaaataaatatacttataaaaatatttactaaaagcaataaataaatgatatctataaagatttaacaccattaattttgtcactttcaaggaaaattaaaagATTCGTAAGAGTAAATGCTAAACATTAACTCTTTCTATATAGACGCCATCTTGACAATTCAATCTGCAACTGAgtccataaatttttttaattcccTGTAAATTGCTTTTTTTggtgtatgaaaattttaatatttttactatacgcttatgtataatttattaaAGTTGCTGATAAAAATTGTAATtagtttactttttctttttgtcaTTGTTAATTACtctattgttatttttaaaaaatctaaaaagaataatagtattttcaaattctttaaaatcaaattttgtgaaaatacataaaatatagtaattaagtctagggataaatatcaaatttataaattaattttgtttcaatGTGTAATTCGATACATGAACTtttatttgatgtaattatacatatgaacCTTGTATtgccattcatatatatattcatcacttatacacatttaaagaaataaatacatacatttatcttcatattgaataatataattgtttgtataTGTAGTGCTAATTGGATAACGTtgtaagtaattttttaaaattgaagaaatcaaaattttgtatataaaattatacaaaatcagaATTCATgtctaattttaatatttatcctttaaatctaaaatttaaccACAGTAAAGTGCtgaattaaaatatgatataatgttttaaattaatttacttatcGTTGTTGTGCTGACTGGAACTGATCTCAGTGAAAACGTAATAGACAAGCAATTTTAATACCTCTGCTGAAATTCATGAACTTGGTTATCATTTTCACTTCGTCACCTTGGATTATTGTACCAAATATTTGATGGATTTATAGTGAGGGTCCAATAAttccaaaacataataaatatatttgctTACATTTGTCAAATCTACAAACATCTAATAATTGAGTATTACTTAGTAAGGATGGCGAAGTTGATCTGTAATTAACAAAACTTCAAACCCTACCTATTGGCTTAGTAGCATTCAGCGTTCATTCAAAAATTCATGTTATAGGACCAAATCATAAGAGTTGTCTTATTGTGATGGCTAAATTCATAATAATTTGCTTTTGAATTTATTGTAAATATATTAAACCTGAAATTGATGTCATTCCTTTAGTGTTTTCACCTAAATTGCTTATAATTAAGCTTTTGTTTGAGTAAATTAGATCAATCATTTTTCCATTCATGAATTGCGTGATAAGGATTTAAACTAGTTTATGATAATTTATTATacctatatatttatttatatttaatcttattaataaaCCTCAATAGTATATATCATATTTACACAACAGTAGTCGTGTAGAAATAGGAaagatatataatattattaaatatatgctTCAAAGATATGCTATATATTTAGatattcttaaaaataatattgcaTAATAATATCCTAACACCCTTTCAAGTTAGAGCATGCAGATCATAAATGCTCAACTTGCTGAGAAAGTATTCAAATTGTAGTTTACCAAGCgcctttgtaaaaatgtcagccaACTGAACAGAGGTTGAAACATAAGAAGGTGCAATCAACCCATCTTGGATTACATCCCTAACAAGGTGACAATCCACTTCAATATGTTTAGTTCACTCATGAAATACATGATTCTCTGAATCAATAGTATTGGGAATCCAAGATACAAGCATACAATGAATGATAACCCAATCATCCAATTCGAGCAAGGGGGAACAAGATTTGTAATGATACCATCAAGAAATCCAAATTTGTGTTGAGAAGATAGACTAACGAGAATAACATAAGCTCAATCATTAAAATTGTCAAGTTTTAATCGGATAAGAGTAATAAACTCATCGGCCGATCTTGAAGACCTAAGAAAAAAATGGAGAGTTAGGTTCAATTttaggtggtggtggtggagaagTAGAACCGCCGTCAACCATTAAGAACGATAAAAAAATTGTGTTAAATCGAGAAACATGAATATGGCCTGAAGTAATAGACATCCAAAGCACAGAAAACAGATGACAAAATAGGACTAAAAGAGTTTAGTCGACAGAGTAATCAACGACTTAGAATGGATTGAGTATGATACCTCAGCTTGGCCAAAAAAAAAAGGGTGGGCAATAGCCAACCTAGAGGCTAACACTGCCACGTTGCCAGGCAAAATAAAAGATAAGAAGCAAACGGcttggagaaaaaaaaaataaaaggagaacCTAAGCTCTTGATACCATTACAAAAATAGAGTAATCCCTTCTAATCTTATTGATAAACCTCTCAAGAgtatacataatatttatacaaTAGTAATCATACAAGAATaggaaataaatataatatgtttctaaatatatttgtaaatatatacctaaaatatatacaatatatttagatattcttaaaaaataatatcttaaCAATACTACAGTCAACTAGAAATTAAATAACTTGGTTGAGATATGATTAAAGTGTCCATTCCACTTGTAAagcaataaatataattataaaaatatttttattttttatatcaaataaatttaaaagaaatgattTTAGCTTAGAAAATCATTAATATAACAATGTACACACTAAAATTGTGcgcaattttatttctttatgtaatttatatttctttaggCAATTTTATTTCTCTGtcattaattttactattttaattaaattcatgtttaatttccatataaatatatgttacatataaaaaaatttcattcattgaTAGTGtataatctaatatttataaGATGTGAAAGTTTAGAGACAAATCTGAAGGGAACAGGTAGGGGTCTTGACCCcctaaaatacaaaaaatttcaatttactcTTCTTATAAATGGAGaaactataaattaatatatgaaaaaattgtACTTTAtcccttaaaaataaaaaaatgttatatcccttcaaaaataataaaattataaattaatacataataaatatatattttaatctatgaaaaaaattataattaaattcttaCTTTTGTaattgtgaaaccacaaatcaaATTGATTAAGAGTAAGAAAAGGAAATCAAATTGGCTATGTTGATTATATAACATAGTGACCAATCGATCATGTTTCCTTAAAAGTtcattaaattgatttttattttgttttgatgaaATAAGAACAATATTTTATCTTTACAAAACCTGATCAACTTGAACTTTGAGAATGATATTAATTCAACAAATGGTAAATTCAGCAACCACGTAATTAACTATGGTTGAGCAGGGAAAAAAAACACTAAACAACTATTCACCAAAATTTGGGATCTTAAATCAAagattctatttttatttttatacagaAAGTCAACTACCTTTGGGAAGGTATCATAACCCAAGATAAggttagtgtatatatatattttatataaacagCGTAAGTAGCCGAATTTCCGCCTATATTCATTTTAAGCTGGAGTTTCGGCGGTTCAAgcaactatttatatatatatatatacatacatggcTATTTCTTACAGCTGAAGAAAACAGTTGAGGAGTCTCTATGTATTTCACGTAAactcccttttttattttcttaccaTTTTCCTAGAAAATTCTAAGCATTCCTAACATAAACCAAGAAGTTCTTCCTTTCCATTTTAGATTACAAGATGTTACTTTCTTTTTTGCATTATATGAGCATAAACAACAGGACATTAGTTTCTTTTATACGTTAATTCCCTGGAATTAAggatttagtttaattaatacgtatagtatttttgtaattaaaaagaaaagttaCCCCCAAAGATGGCTAAACCTCTTGAACTAGACTTTGACGTATGAGGTTAAGAAACACTATAAGGAAACAAAGTTCTTTTAAAAAGCCTTTGTTAGCTTTCGTTTTTTTCCCTAAATATGGTAGAACATACTTCAAGCATATATTCATGGCCAACTGACCTTATTTGAGGGGACACACGATCTACCCTTCCtctataaaattttgtttatattcATATTGCTTGGTCCCTCCGTTTCAACCTCCACTTGTCTATAGTCAAAATTAAATCATCCACGAATCCCCTTTTTTTTCACCTTTAAACTGATAAAACTACGTAACCCTATTTCTTTTACAGTATAATTAAGGGGCAAGAAGTTTGAAGATGGCGACGAAGTTGTTAGCTTTGGCATGCATAAGGAAGGAGAGTTATGGGGATTTGTCACCAAGGCCTCATTATCCATCGATGCCCAAATACCCGAAAGGGGTTACGGCACAAGAAACGAGCTTGCAGGGATCAGAGGCGAAAGCTATGTTTTCAGTGATGGGGATGACATGTTCAGCCTGCGCTGGCTCCGTCGAGAAGGCTGTTAAGAGGCTTCCGGGAATTAAGGAAGCTGTTgttgatgttttgaacaacaaggCGCAAGTTATGTTCTACCCAAGTTTTGTTAAcgtaagtttttcttttttttttagggtTCTTCGTTTCTCATTtcttgaaaaaatttcggttgtTTTTTAGATGAACAGATGGAGAAAAGTTTGATGCTTGTTTTGATcttcataaaaatttcaaaacttttaaagAAATCATGCATGCCATAACTCAAATTTTGTTCTTATCTAAGGAGTAAATGgattagataaataaattttaggaaAACTACATTtaatgtcattaaattattaataagtttacgttttaatcatttaattttaaaaaattataaattagtcattgaactatttgaaaattttcatttaaatcattagACTATTAAAAGTGCTACTGTATGGTATTTTCTGTTCACATCGTCTGCACCAATCAAAGTTCTAATTccttttctcttttatattttgtttttttatgaaacaactttgaatatcacaaatttatgaactaaaattcaaatagttTTCTTCTCCGATCTTTAGCACTAACCGTCAAATCGACTTGAATCTAAATATGTTCTTCTATTCATTCATGAGTACTAACCTATTGTACCGATCATTAATTGAATTGTCGTTTCAAGCTTACTACTTAGactttaaaataaaacttaacatattagtgatttaaataaaaattttaaattattaatattaattttataaaaacattcttcaattaattacagatatttttatcatattttaaaattaaataactaacaCATAAAATTATTAACAATTTAGTAGTTTACCTAAAACTTTAACGGGTCCGTATGTTCAAATTAATGGCAGATTTCTAAAGACATGCTTGAATAGGACAAGAAAAATGTAcctgttttttgtttgtttgtgcaGTGAAATGATTTGTTTTCACTAAGCAACAAAAAACAATATTTGGTTCTCTGCTTTTACAAGTTTGACTTTATTGGCTTTATTCCCACTTACCTTTGCTTGCGGAGGATAATGAAGAAACAACTTAAAGTAGACATGACTACGAACCCTTTCGATTTTGACTTCCATTGATGCTTTACCTACAAATCTACAGGTTGCTGCAATTTGTTTTTGTGAATTGGGCCAGCATGGTAGTGAACCATGACACCCCACCTTACGTTTATATACTTAAATTCCTAGTCTGTCCTCTACTACCACCCTTCAAATTTTAAGTCTATTACTCAATTTTGgctatgtttaaaaaaataataaaattttcataactaaaaaaaaaatcataaagcgAATATGAATTGTGACGTGAGTTgctatatttaaaaatttaatgttttagttagtatttctgtttaaaaataaaagttcaacTTGAAAGGTTGACGATTGAATATAAAGAATATTGAGGGtcaaatttagataaaaaaataagagtaaaattgataaaagatataaacattaataactaaattaatcattatgccaaaagattaaaaatctattttttttgttttttgtttatcAATGCATTTAGTGTAACAAACCTAGTGACTAATCCTCTGTGTTCTGTGACCAAtctttacttatattttattagaCATATCTTACGTTGATTGGAGTTAAAGAAATATTGAGAATATAAAAGCACCAACAATTAATTTCATCAAAtacattattattaaaaatttattattaactttgaAAAGTTAGATTACAATATACCATTATGTGAACgaaaaaatcatgtaaaaatatatttaaaattatagataaaatatTAATCAGATATTGCGAGTTCTAGGTTCATGTCTCACCATGTTTAGGTTTCTTTCTAGgttaaattgttttttatattagatttttatataaaaatataaaaaaagagtagcatctaatttttattattttttaaatgaatatatttttaataattttcaattgAGTTGATGTTGAGTCTGTTACTAACTCTATTAAGAgcttaaatataatatttcaaattgtttttatatgatattttttatataaaaatataagaactcaaaacaaaagcaacattataataatatttcatatattttttaaaaataataatattttttaataaattttaattgaattgatgATGGATTAATTTGTGTAATTAACCCTGTTACAAGCTTAAATATACTATGTATAGCTATGATATTCAACTTTTAACTGAGGGAAAACTAAGGGAAAAAAATATACTACTACGTCAAGAACTGTGCTTGATGTTGTTTACTGTTGGATGGTAATTTCCAAATGACTAATAGGGTTGGACTGAAAGTTTTGCTACAGCTTTGCTCATTGTTACAGATGCAAAAAGATGTTACTTGATGACGTTAAGTGAATGAAGTAGAGCTTAAAAATGTATCCCACTAATTGTTCTTGCAGTTCAATTAAAACGTGCAGGATTTAGCTCCTAACTTATTAGATGCATGTTGGACCTGAATCTgttttgttcttttgtttttttattgttgaacaaggttttaaaatattaaacatttatagGAAGAGAGCATCCGTGAGGCCATTGAAGATGCTGGATTTCAAGCTGCATTGATTCAAGACGAGACCGACGATAAATCCGTTCAAGTCTGCCGGATTCGGATCAACGGAATGACATGCACTTCTTGTTCCTCCACTCTTGAAAATGCTTTGCAGGCAGTTCCCGGTGTGCAAAAGGTCCAAGTGGCTTTAGCAACCGAAGAAGCACAGATTCATCATGATCCCAAAATCATAACCTACAATCAACTCATGGAGCAAATAGAAGAGACCGGATTCGGAGCTGTACTTGTTAGTACTGGAGAAGACATGAGCAAGATCAATCTCCGTATCGATGGTGTGAGGACGGTTAACTCGATGAGAATGCTTGAAAATTCCCTTCAAGCACTCCCTGGTGTTCAAGCTGTACAAATATCCCCTGAACTCAAAAAAATTGCAGTCTCATACAAACCAGATATGACAGGACCAAGAAACTTCATCAAAGTAATAGATTCAACAGGTAGTAGCAGGCGTTTTAAGGCCACGATATATCCCGAAGGCGAAGGTGCTGGAAGGGAATCTCATAGAAAGGAAGAAATTAAGCAGTACTTCAGATCCTTTCTATGGAGCTTGATTTTCACTACTCCTGTATTTTTAACCTCCATGATTTTCATGTATATCCCTGGAATTAAACATGGATTGGACACCAAAGTAGTGAATATGTTAACTATAGGTGAAGTCATAAGATGGGTGCTATCAACTCCGGTTCAGTTCATAATAGGGAGACGGTTTTACACCGGTTCTTATAAAGCATTACGCCATGGGTCTGCAAATATGGATGTTTTAATCGCATTGGGGACTAATGCAGCTTACTTTTATTCTGTATACACTGTGATAAGAGCTGCTTCTTCTCCAGATTTTGAAGGtactgatttttttgaaacaagtGCAATGCTTATCTCATTCATTTTACTTGGTAAGTATCTTGAGGTTCTAGCTAAAGGAAAAACTTCAGAAGCCATTGCTAAGCTTATGAACCTTGCACCTGAGACAGCAATATTGTTGAGTTTAGATGAAGAAGGGAATGTGATAAGTGAAGAAGAAACCGATAGTCGATTGATACAAAAGAATGATATTATCAAAATCATACCTGGAGCAAAAGTAGCTTCAGATGGGTTTGTTTTGTGGGGACAAAGTCATATAAATGAAAGCATGATAACCGGAGAAGCACGACCGGTGGCAAAAAGGAAAGGCGATACGGTTATCGGAGGTACGGTTAATGAGAATGGAGTATTGCATATTAAAGCAACAAAGGTTGGTTCAGAAAGTGCACTTGCACAGATTGTTCGTCTTGTTGAATCTGCTCAAATGGCCAAAGCTCCTGTACAGAAGTTTGCCGATCGTATTTCCAAATATTTCGTGCCTCTGGTAAGTCAAGAGAGTCCTTTTAGGATTGTTTCCACAAAGTTGGTTTTAAGCTACTTCTTCTTGTTGTTGTCTTCAACAGGTGATCATGCTTTCATTTTCAACGTGGCTTGCATGGTTTTTAGCTGGAAAGCTCCATGGTTACCCTGAATCATGGATACCATCTTCAATGGACAGTTTCGAGCTGGCACTTCAGTTTGGAATCTCAGTGATGGTCATAGCTTGTCCATGTGCCTTGGGGCTTGCAACCCCTACTGCTGTTATGGTCGGTACCGGTGTCGGTGCATCTCTAGGTGTATTAATCAAAGGTGGTCAAGCATTGGAAGGTGCACATAAGGTAAATTGCATTGTATTCGACAAGACAGGAACTCTCACGGTCGGAAAGCCGGTCGTTGTTAACACAAGACTGTTGAAAAACGTGGTGTTACATGAATTCTACGAGCTTGTTGCTGCAACTGAGGCAAACAGTGAGCATCCCTTAGCCAAAGCCATTATCGAGTATGCCAAGAAGTTCAGAGAAGATGAAGAGAACCCTGCATGGCCAGAAGCACGTGACTTCGTCTCTATAACAGGACATGGAGTGAAAGCCATTGTTAGGAACAAGGAGGTAATTGTGGGAAACAAGAGCTTAATGTTGGAAAACAATATTGTTATTCCAGTTGATGCTCAAGACATGTTAACCGAAACCGAATCGATGGCTCAAACCGGCATTTTAGTATCGATAGACGGTGAAGTAACGGGAGTTCTCGCCATATCCGATCCAGTGAAACCAGGTGCACAAGAAGTTATTTCCATCCTCAAGTCAATGAATGTAAGAAGCATCATGGTGACTGGTGATAATTGGGGAACTGCAAGTTCCATTGCTAGTCAAATTGGCATTGAAACTGTTGTTGCAGAAGCTAAACCTGAACAAAAAGCAGAGAAAGTAAAAGAGTTACAAGCGGAAGGTTATGCTGTGGCAATGGTAGGGGATGGCATCAATGATTCGCCGGCACTTGTAGCCGCCGATGTCGGTATGGCAATCG contains:
- the LOC107926905 gene encoding probable copper-transporting ATPase HMA5 — its product is MATKLLALACIRKESYGDLSPRPHYPSMPKYPKGVTAQETSLQGSEAKAMFSVMGMTCSACAGSVEKAVKRLPGIKEAVVDVLNNKAQVMFYPSFVNEESIREAIEDAGFQAALIQDETDDKSVQVCRIRINGMTCTSCSSTLENALQAVPGVQKVQVALATEEAQIHHDPKIITYNQLMEQIEETGFGAVLVSTGEDMSKINLRIDGVRTVNSMRMLENSLQALPGVQAVQISPELKKIAVSYKPDMTGPRNFIKVIDSTGSSRRFKATIYPEGEGAGRESHRKEEIKQYFRSFLWSLIFTTPVFLTSMIFMYIPGIKHGLDTKVVNMLTIGEVIRWVLSTPVQFIIGRRFYTGSYKALRHGSANMDVLIALGTNAAYFYSVYTVIRAASSPDFEGTDFFETSAMLISFILLGKYLEVLAKGKTSEAIAKLMNLAPETAILLSLDEEGNVISEEETDSRLIQKNDIIKIIPGAKVASDGFVLWGQSHINESMITGEARPVAKRKGDTVIGGTVNENGVLHIKATKVGSESALAQIVRLVESAQMAKAPVQKFADRISKYFVPLVIMLSFSTWLAWFLAGKLHGYPESWIPSSMDSFELALQFGISVMVIACPCALGLATPTAVMVGTGVGASLGVLIKGGQALEGAHKVNCIVFDKTGTLTVGKPVVVNTRLLKNVVLHEFYELVAATEANSEHPLAKAIIEYAKKFREDEENPAWPEARDFVSITGHGVKAIVRNKEVIVGNKSLMLENNIVIPVDAQDMLTETESMAQTGILVSIDGEVTGVLAISDPVKPGAQEVISILKSMNVRSIMVTGDNWGTASSIASQIGIETVVAEAKPEQKAEKVKELQAEGYAVAMVGDGINDSPALVAADVGMAIGAGTDIAIEAADIVLMKSNLEDVITAIHLSRKTFSRIRLNYIWALGYNILGIPIAAGALFPSTGFRLPPWIAGAAMAASSVSVVCCSLLLKNYERPKKLENLEIGGIQIE